From one Rhizobium lentis genomic stretch:
- a CDS encoding glucan ABC transporter ATP-binding protein/ permease, protein MSLFKVYARALRYLGAYKLRVSLVVIANIVLATITIAEPILFGRIIDAISGKGEVKPILFMWAAFAVFNTIAFVLVSREADRLAHGRRATLLTEAFGRIISMPLAWHHQRGTSNALHTLLRACETLFGLWLEFMRNHLSTVIALALLVPTAISMDLRLSAVLIVLGIAYWLIGRVVMSRTKDGQASVENHYHTVFSHVSDSISNVFVLHSYNRIEAETKALKSFADRLLEAQYPVLDWWAIASALNRMASTIAMMVVLIIGTMLVQSGQLRVGDVIAFIGFANLLIARLDLMRQFATQIFEARSKLQDFYTLEDSVREREEPAGNGEIKNVKGAVEFRDVSFGFGNSSQGLHNVSFSVKAGQTVAIVGPTGAGKTTLVNLLQRVYDPQGGQILVDGTDITKVTRKSLRRHIATVFQDAGLLNRSISDNIRLGREGASEEDMRRAAEAAAAADFIETREDRYDTHVGERGNKLSGGERQRIAIARAILKDAPILVLDEATSALDVETEARVKAAIDNLRQNRTTFIIAHRLSTVREADMVLFLDDGRVVEQGGFDELSHSNGRFAALLRASGILTDEEVRKAHTTEAA, encoded by the coding sequence GTGTCGCTATTCAAGGTCTATGCAAGAGCTCTGCGCTATCTTGGCGCTTACAAGCTCCGCGTATCCCTGGTCGTTATCGCCAACATTGTTCTGGCGACCATCACCATTGCGGAACCGATCCTGTTCGGTCGCATTATCGATGCGATCTCGGGCAAGGGTGAAGTCAAGCCCATTCTTTTCATGTGGGCGGCCTTCGCAGTGTTCAACACCATCGCCTTCGTTCTGGTCTCCAGGGAGGCCGACCGGCTTGCCCATGGCCGGCGGGCAACGCTGCTGACGGAAGCCTTCGGCCGCATCATTTCCATGCCGCTTGCCTGGCATCATCAGCGCGGCACCTCCAACGCGCTGCATACGCTGCTGCGCGCCTGCGAGACGCTGTTCGGCCTCTGGCTGGAATTCATGCGCAACCATCTGTCAACGGTCATCGCGCTTGCCCTGCTGGTGCCGACCGCAATATCGATGGACTTGCGTCTTTCCGCCGTGCTCATCGTGCTGGGCATTGCCTATTGGCTGATTGGCCGCGTGGTCATGAGCCGCACCAAGGATGGCCAGGCCTCGGTCGAAAATCATTACCATACCGTCTTCTCACATGTCAGCGACTCGATCAGCAACGTTTTCGTTCTGCATAGCTACAACCGCATCGAAGCTGAAACCAAGGCGTTGAAATCCTTCGCCGACCGGCTGCTCGAAGCGCAGTATCCGGTGCTCGACTGGTGGGCGATCGCCAGCGCGCTGAACCGTATGGCCTCGACCATCGCGATGATGGTGGTCCTGATTATCGGTACGATGCTCGTTCAGTCCGGCCAGCTGCGCGTCGGTGACGTCATCGCCTTCATCGGCTTTGCAAACCTGCTGATTGCCCGTCTCGACCTGATGCGTCAATTCGCCACGCAAATCTTCGAAGCCCGTTCCAAGCTCCAGGACTTCTATACGCTTGAAGATTCCGTGCGTGAACGTGAAGAGCCGGCCGGCAACGGCGAGATCAAGAACGTCAAGGGTGCGGTCGAATTCCGCGATGTCTCCTTCGGCTTCGGCAACAGCTCGCAGGGCCTGCACAATGTCTCCTTCTCGGTGAAGGCAGGCCAGACGGTCGCCATCGTCGGCCCGACCGGGGCCGGTAAGACGACGCTGGTCAACCTGCTGCAGCGGGTCTACGATCCGCAGGGCGGCCAGATCCTCGTCGACGGCACCGATATCACCAAGGTGACCCGGAAGTCGCTGCGTCGCCATATCGCTACCGTCTTCCAGGATGCTGGCCTGCTGAACCGTTCGATCAGCGACAACATCCGCCTCGGCCGCGAAGGCGCGAGCGAGGAGGACATGCGCCGTGCGGCCGAAGCCGCCGCCGCCGCCGACTTCATCGAGACGCGTGAGGATCGTTACGATACCCATGTCGGCGAGCGCGGCAACAAGCTCTCCGGTGGTGAACGTCAGCGCATCGCGATTGCCCGCGCCATCCTAAAGGATGCGCCGATCCTGGTGCTCGATGAGGCAACTTCGGCACTTGACGTCGAGACCGAAGCCCGCGTCAAGGCCGCGATCGACAATCTGCGTCAGAACCGCACCACCTTCATCATCGCCCACCGCCTCTCGACGGTTCGCGAGGCCGATATGGTGCTCTTCCTGGATGACGGTCGCGTCGTGGAACAGGGCGGCTTCGACGAACTCAGCCATAGCAATGGCCGCTTTGCCGCTCTGCTGCGCGCCAGCGGCATCCTGACTGACGAAGAAGTCCGCAAGGCCCACACCACCGAAGCCGCCTGA
- a CDS encoding helix-turn-helix transcriptional regulator, with translation MNISSLIQLLVILEECSNPDAVVTELERGLHSSGFEYYGLLRHLQQSPAQQTMELRAAPLAGRWPEQWLQIYAAKKYVRIDPRVRYLAHAQRPFRWRESMAAFHGDAHRRRMEQMMVDAFGHGLEDGYLFPIHGRNGILGSLSLGGKPIELSPVEIALFEAVARKAFWRLLDLTGKAETLETMLPTETPLTRREMEILHYLAEGMTSMEISRMLKISNHTVDWYMNSLQAKLKAKNRQQAVALAFRHGLIS, from the coding sequence GTGAATATTAGTTCGTTAATTCAATTGCTTGTAATTTTGGAAGAATGCTCAAATCCGGATGCCGTCGTCACTGAGCTCGAACGGGGCCTCCACAGTTCCGGTTTCGAATATTACGGTTTGCTGCGTCATTTGCAGCAAAGCCCGGCTCAGCAGACCATGGAACTGCGTGCTGCGCCGCTTGCCGGCCGCTGGCCGGAACAATGGCTTCAGATATATGCCGCCAAGAAATATGTCCGGATCGATCCGAGGGTGCGTTATCTCGCCCATGCGCAACGGCCTTTCCGTTGGCGGGAGAGCATGGCGGCGTTCCACGGCGACGCGCATCGGCGTCGCATGGAACAGATGATGGTCGATGCCTTCGGCCATGGATTGGAGGACGGCTATCTCTTTCCGATCCATGGGCGCAACGGCATTCTGGGTAGCCTCAGCCTCGGCGGCAAGCCGATCGAATTGTCGCCGGTGGAAATTGCGCTGTTCGAGGCCGTGGCACGCAAGGCCTTCTGGCGATTGCTCGACTTGACGGGCAAGGCCGAGACGCTGGAAACGATGCTGCCGACCGAGACGCCGCTGACGCGGCGCGAGATGGAAATCCTGCATTATCTCGCCGAAGGCATGACGTCGATGGAGATCAGCAGGATGCTGAAGATCTCAAACCACACCGTCGACTGGTACATGAATAGTCTGCAGGCCAAGCTGAAGGCGAAGAACAGGCAGCAGGCGGTGGCGCTTGCCTTCCGTCACGGCCTGATAAGCTGA
- the pyc gene encoding pyruvate carboxylase, with protein sequence MPISKILVANRSEIAIRVFRAANELGIKTVAIWAEEDKLALHRFKADESYQVGRGPHLARDLGPIESYLSIDEVIRVAKLSGADAIHPGYGLLSESPEFVDACNKAGIIFIGPKADTMRQLGNKVAARNLAISVGVPVVPATEPLPDDMTEVARMAAEIGYPVMLKASWGGGGRGMRVIRAEADLAREVTEAKREAMAAFGKDEVYLEKLVERARHVESQILGDTHGNVVHLFERDCSIQRRNQKVVERAPAPYLSEAQRQELAAYSLKIAAATNYIGAGTVEYLMDADTGKFYFIEVNPRIQVEHTVTEVVTGIDIVKAQIHILDGFAIGSPESGVPVQKDIRLNGHALQCRITTEDPEHNFIPDYGRITAYRSASGFGIRLDGGTSYSGAIITRYYDPLLVKVTAWAPNPSEAISRMDRALREFRIRGVATNLTFLEAIIGHPKFRDNSYTTRFIDTTPELFQQVKRQDRATKLLTYLADVTVNGHPEAKDRPKPLENAAKPVVPYANGNGVKDGTKQLLDTLGPKKFGEWMRNEKRVLLTDTTMRDGHQSLLATRMRTYDIARIAGTYAHALPNLLSLECWGGATFDVSMRFLTEDPWERLALVREGAPNLLLQMLLRGANGVGYTNYPDNVVKYFVRQAAKGGIDLFRVFDCLNWVENMRVSMDAIAEENKLCEAAICYTGDILNSARPKYDLKYYTDLAVELEKAGAHIIAVKDMAGLLKPAAAKVLFKALREATGLPIHFHTHDTSGISAATVLAAVEAGVDAVDAAMDALSGNTSQPCLGSIVEALSGSERDPGLDPEWIRRISFYWEAVRNQYAAFESDLKGPASEVYLHEMPGGQFTNLKEQARSLGLETRWHQVAQAYADANQMFGDIVKVTPSSKVVGDMALMMVSQDLTVADVVSPDREVSFPESVVSMLKGDLGQPLAGWPEALQKKALKGDKAYTVRPGSLLKEADLDAERKVIETKLEREVSDFEFASYLMYPKVFTDFALASDTYGPVSVLPTPAYFYGLADGEELFADIEKGKTLVIVNQAMSATDSQGMVTVFFELNGQPRRIKVPDRAHGATGAAVRRKAEPGNAAHVGAPMPGVISRVFASSGQTVSAGDVLVSIEAMKMETAIHAEKDGTIAEVLVKAGDQIDAKDLLVVYGG encoded by the coding sequence TTGCCCATTTCCAAGATACTCGTTGCCAATCGCTCCGAAATCGCCATTCGCGTGTTCCGCGCTGCCAACGAGCTTGGAATAAAAACGGTGGCGATCTGGGCTGAGGAGGACAAGCTGGCGCTGCACCGCTTCAAGGCGGACGAGAGCTATCAGGTCGGACGGGGCCCGCATCTTGCGCGCGATCTCGGGCCGATCGAAAGCTATCTGTCGATCGATGAGGTGATCCGCGTCGCCAAGCTCTCCGGCGCCGATGCCATCCATCCGGGTTACGGCCTGCTGTCGGAAAGCCCTGAATTCGTCGATGCCTGCAACAAGGCCGGCATCATCTTCATCGGCCCGAAGGCCGATACGATGCGCCAGCTCGGCAACAAGGTGGCGGCGCGCAATTTGGCGATTTCGGTCGGCGTGCCGGTCGTGCCGGCCACGGAGCCGCTGCCTGATGACATGACGGAAGTCGCCAGGATGGCGGCCGAGATCGGCTATCCCGTCATGCTGAAAGCCTCCTGGGGCGGCGGCGGACGCGGCATGCGCGTCATCCGCGCCGAGGCAGACCTTGCCCGCGAGGTGACCGAGGCCAAGCGCGAGGCGATGGCCGCCTTCGGCAAGGACGAAGTCTATCTGGAAAAGCTCGTCGAGCGCGCCCGCCATGTCGAAAGCCAGATCCTCGGCGATACCCACGGCAATGTCGTACATCTCTTCGAGCGCGACTGCTCGATCCAGCGCCGCAACCAGAAGGTCGTCGAGCGCGCGCCCGCACCCTATCTTTCGGAAGCGCAGCGCCAGGAGCTTGCCGCCTATTCGCTGAAGATCGCGGCGGCGACCAATTATATCGGTGCCGGCACTGTCGAATATCTGATGGATGCCGACACCGGCAAATTCTACTTCATCGAGGTCAATCCGCGCATTCAGGTCGAGCATACGGTGACCGAAGTTGTCACCGGCATCGATATCGTCAAGGCGCAGATCCATATCCTCGACGGTTTCGCGATCGGCAGCCCAGAATCGGGCGTGCCCGTGCAGAAGGATATCCGCCTCAACGGCCATGCGCTGCAGTGCCGCATCACCACGGAAGATCCTGAACACAACTTCATTCCGGATTACGGTCGCATCACCGCCTATCGCTCCGCGTCCGGCTTCGGCATCCGGCTTGACGGCGGCACCTCCTATTCCGGCGCCATCATCACCCGCTATTACGATCCGCTGCTCGTCAAGGTGACGGCCTGGGCGCCGAACCCGTCGGAAGCGATTTCCCGCATGGACCGGGCGCTGCGTGAGTTCCGTATTCGTGGTGTGGCTACCAACCTGACCTTCCTCGAGGCGATCATCGGTCATCCCAAATTCCGGGACAACAGCTACACGACCCGCTTCATCGACACGACGCCGGAGCTCTTCCAGCAGGTCAAGCGTCAGGACCGCGCGACGAAGCTCTTGACCTACCTCGCCGATGTCACGGTCAACGGCCATCCCGAAGCCAAGGACCGGCCCAAGCCCTTGGAAAACGCCGCCAAACCGGTGGTGCCCTATGCCAATGGCAACGGGGTGAAGGACGGCACGAAACAGCTGCTCGACACGCTCGGCCCGAAGAAGTTCGGTGAATGGATGCGCAATGAGAAGCGCGTGCTTCTGACCGATACGACGATGCGCGACGGCCACCAGTCGCTGCTTGCCACCCGCATGCGCACCTATGACATCGCCCGCATCGCCGGCACCTACGCGCATGCGCTGCCGAACCTGCTTTCGCTCGAATGCTGGGGCGGCGCCACCTTCGACGTCTCCATGCGCTTCCTCACCGAAGATCCGTGGGAGCGGCTGGCGCTGGTCCGCGAGGGCGCGCCGAACCTTCTCCTGCAGATGCTGCTGCGCGGCGCCAATGGTGTGGGCTACACCAATTATCCCGACAATGTGGTGAAATACTTCGTCCGCCAGGCGGCCAAGGGTGGCATCGATCTCTTCCGCGTTTTCGACTGCCTGAACTGGGTCGAGAACATGCGCGTCTCGATGGATGCGATCGCCGAGGAAAACAAGCTTTGTGAGGCGGCGATCTGCTATACCGGCGATATCCTGAACTCGGCCCGCCCCAAGTACGACCTGAAATATTATACCGACCTTGCAGTCGAGCTCGAAAAGGCGGGCGCCCATATCATCGCGGTCAAGGACATGGCGGGCCTCTTGAAGCCTGCGGCGGCAAAGGTTCTGTTCAAGGCGCTGCGCGAGGCGACCGGCCTGCCGATTCACTTCCACACGCATGACACGTCGGGCATTTCGGCTGCCACCGTTCTTGCCGCGGTCGAGGCCGGCGTCGATGCCGTCGATGCGGCGATGGATGCTTTGTCTGGCAATACCTCGCAGCCGTGTCTCGGCTCGATCGTCGAGGCGCTCTCCGGTTCCGAGCGCGATCCGGGCCTCGATCCGGAATGGATCCGCCGCATCTCCTTCTATTGGGAAGCGGTGCGCAATCAGTATGCCGCCTTCGAAAGCGATCTGAAGGGACCGGCATCGGAGGTCTATCTTCATGAAATGCCGGGCGGCCAGTTCACCAATCTCAAGGAGCAGGCCCGTTCGCTTGGGCTGGAGACCCGCTGGCACCAGGTGGCGCAGGCCTATGCCGACGCCAACCAGATGTTCGGCGATATCGTCAAGGTGACGCCGTCCTCCAAGGTCGTCGGCGACATGGCGCTGATGATGGTGAGCCAGGATCTCACGGTCGCCGACGTCGTCAGTCCGGACCGCGAAGTCTCCTTCCCGGAATCGGTGGTCTCGATGCTGAAGGGCGATCTCGGCCAGCCGCTGGCCGGTTGGCCGGAAGCCCTGCAGAAGAAGGCGCTGAAGGGCGACAAGGCCTATACGGTGCGTCCCGGCTCGCTGCTGAAGGAGGCCGACCTCGATGCCGAGCGCAAAGTCATCGAGACGAAGCTGGAGCGCGAGGTCAGCGACTTCGAATTTGCCTCCTATCTGATGTACCCGAAAGTCTTCACCGACTTTGCGCTCGCCTCCGATACCTACGGCCCCGTCTCGGTGCTGCCGACGCCGGCCTATTTCTACGGGCTGGCGGACGGCGAGGAACTGTTCGCCGATATCGAGAAGGGCAAGACGCTCGTCATCGTCAACCAGGCGATGAGCGCCACCGACAGCCAGGGCATGGTCACCGTCTTCTTCGAGCTCAACGGCCAGCCCCGCCGCATCAAGGTGCCGGACCGCGCCCATGGAGCGACCGGGGCCGCCGTGCGCCGCAAGGCCGAGCCGGGCAATGCCGCCCATGTCGGTGCACCGATGCCCGGCGTCATCAGCCGTGTGTTCGCCTCGTCCGGCCAGACCGTCAGTGCCGGTGATGTGCTCGTCTCGATCGAGGCGATGAAGATGGAAACCGCGATCCATGCGGAAAAAGACGGCACCATTGCCGAAGTGCTGGTCAAAGCCGGCGACCAGATCGATGCGAAGGACCTGCTGGTGGTTTACGGCGGATGA
- a CDS encoding NADPH-dependent FMN reductase, with the protein MSKLKIAVIVGSTRIGRFAEHPAKWIAALAGQRSDLEVEVLDLLDYPMHFFGEERATAAESDTAERWKKKLREFDGYIFTVAEYNHAPTAVLKNAIDLGEFIHKPVAFVGYGGVGGARAVEHLRLIFVEMGAASVKTGVHIAFSEYLSVLKEGKSLGDYPHLNEAAKNQLDQLTWWGDALKAARSVVTSA; encoded by the coding sequence ATGAGCAAATTGAAGATCGCCGTCATTGTCGGCAGCACTCGTATTGGCCGTTTCGCGGAACATCCGGCAAAATGGATTGCCGCGCTCGCCGGCCAACGCTCCGATCTCGAAGTCGAGGTTCTCGATCTTCTCGACTATCCCATGCATTTCTTTGGCGAAGAGCGCGCCACCGCGGCGGAAAGCGACACTGCCGAGCGCTGGAAGAAGAAGCTGCGCGAATTTGACGGCTACATCTTCACCGTCGCCGAGTACAATCATGCGCCGACGGCGGTTCTGAAGAACGCGATCGATCTCGGCGAGTTCATCCACAAGCCGGTCGCCTTCGTCGGCTACGGCGGCGTCGGAGGCGCGCGCGCCGTCGAGCATCTGAGGCTGATCTTCGTGGAAATGGGCGCTGCCTCGGTGAAAACGGGCGTGCACATCGCTTTCAGCGAATATCTGAGCGTGCTCAAAGAAGGCAAGAGCCTTGGCGATTACCCGCACCTCAACGAGGCGGCGAAGAACCAGCTCGATCAGCTCACCTGGTGGGGCGATGCGTTGAAGGCAGCGCGCTCGGTCGTCACCTCGGCCTGA